In a single window of the Palaemon carinicauda isolate YSFRI2023 chromosome 10, ASM3689809v2, whole genome shotgun sequence genome:
- the LOC137648319 gene encoding uncharacterized protein encodes MSYGEKIVCAEGSWMYKWMCSPLSSQYTSSPLGSEYISSPFSSHYTSSPLSSQYISSPLGSEYISSPFSSHYTSSPLSSHYTSSPLDSQYISLLLDSQYTSSPLGSEYISSPFSSHYTSSPSDSQYISSPLDTQYTSSPLDSQYIGSPLDSQFISSPLDSQYTSSAFRFSMNQFTLRLPIYQFTIRFRFTSSPLYFQYTSSPLDSQYTSSPLDSQYTSSPLDV; translated from the exons TTCACCATTAAGTTCTCAATATACCAGTTCACCATTAGGTTCTGAATACATTAGTTCACCATTTAGCTCTCACTATACCAGTTCACCATTAAGTTCTCAATATATCAGTTCACCATTAGGTTCTGAATACATTAGTTCACCATTTAGCTCTCACTATACCAGTTCACCATTAA GCTCTCACTATACCAGTTCACCATTAGATTCCCAATATATCAGTTTACTATTAGATTCCCAATATACCAGTTCACCATTAGGTTCTGAATACATTAGTTCACCATTTAGCTCTCACTATACCAGTTCACCATCAGATTCCCAATATATCAGTTCACCATTAGATACCCAATATACCAGTTCACCATTAG ATTCTCAATATATCGGTTCACCATTAGATTCCCAATTTATCAGTTCACCATTAGATTCCCAATATACCAGTTCAGCCTTCAGATTTTCAATGAACCAGTTCACCCTTAGATTGCCAATATACCAGTTCACCATTAGATTCCGTTTTACTAGTTCaccattatattttcaatataccaGTTCTCCATTAGATTCGCAATATACCAGTTCACCCTTAGATTCCCAATATACCAGTTCACCATTAGATGTTTGA